GAAGGGATGTGGCCCAGGTGTGCCGAAGTTCTCGGTAAACCTGCGGTACACCTGTCAGTTCAGGCGAGCTTCGATCAGTTTCGCTAAGTTCTTGTCAGCCAACTACTTTCAGCTTTTCTAGGCTTCGCAGGGTTTCGATACACTTCCCTCTGCAAGCACCGCTCTACCGAAACTCATAAACCTTGCGCAGCAGCCTGATCAGGGTGTGGCGTTCCTCTGGCGTCAATTGGGTGACGGCTTCGGATTCCAGCGTTGACACCACTTGTTGGGTTTGCGCTTGCAGTTGCTCACCCGCTGCGGTGGCATACAGCCCTTGGGCGCGCCGGTCATTGGGGTGGGGCCGTTTTTCAATCAGCCCGCGCGCTTGCATCTGGCGGATCATGCCCACCAGGTTGGGCGGCAGAATGGCCAACATCGAACTGAGCTGTCGGGACGTGATGCCGGGGTTGTGGGTGATCAGCGTCAAGACCGAAAAATCGACCACCCGCAAGCCGTAAGGCGCCATGCGCTCCATGAACACCCCGATCACGGCCAAGGCCGCCCGACGGGCGTTGTAGCCGATCAGGCTTTCGAGAAAGGCGTTGTCGATGGCGGTGGGTATCTCCACCGGGGAAAGGCAGGTGGCTTCGGTGGACGCTTCAAGCACAGTGGACATAGGCCGGATGTTACCCCGAGGCAGCGCTCACTTGGGTGCTTTGGGTTTGATGATGTTTGGGGCTGCGTCGGCATGCAAGGCCTCCACCAGCGCCTCGCGCTGTTTGAGCACCATGCGTTGGTTGATCGAGCCCTTGTCGGTGATTTCACCCCGGTCGATGGATGGCGGCTCGGCCAACAACAGGGCGCGGGCGATGCGGGTAGCGCTGCCCGTGGCAGACTGGGCCAGTTGATCGACCAGTTGCTGGAAATGGCTGCGCACTGCGGGGTGGTTCAGCACGTCTGGCCAAGGCGCGTGGGGTGGCAAAGCGCTCAACGCCCTGACGTGCGGACTCGGGAAGATCAAGGCGCCCACTTCGCCACGGTTCAGGCCAGTGAGCACGACATCTTGCACATAAGGCGAGCCGGCGGCAATTACCTTGGCGCGCATCGGGCCGACGCTGACAAAGGTGCCGGTGCTGAGCTTGAAGTCTTCGGCGATGCGGCCATCGAAACGCAAGCCTTTGTGCACGTTGGCCGGGTCGATCCAGGCCACGGCGTCGCCGCTGCAAAAAAATCCTTCGTCGTCAAAAGCCTGTGCGGTGGCTTCGGGGCTGCGCCAATAGCCGGGGGTGATGTTCGGGCCTTTGTAGCGGATTTCGGTCTTGCCGTCGGTCTCGATCAGCTTGATTTCGAGCCCTGGGCCGGGCACCCCCAGATCGCCGGCTTGCACGTCGCTGCTGTTGACCGACAAGGCGAACGGCCCAGATTCCGTCATGCCCAAGCCCGTTCCCATGACGATGCGCTCCCCGATCTCCCGTTCCTGCACCGCGTGCAGGGCATCCCAGATGGGCTGCGAGAGCGCCGCAGCCGCGTAAAAGAACATGCGCACTTGGCTGAGCAGGTTCTGGCGCAGCACGGCATCGGTTTGCATGACCTCGGCGATCACTTCAAAGCCGGTGGGGACGTTGAAGTACACCGTAGGGGCTATCTCGCGCAGGTTGCGCAGCGTCTCGCCCATCAGCGCCGGCACGGGCTTGCCCTCGTCGATGTAGAGCGTGCCGCCGTTGTACAGCACCATGCCGAAGTTGTGGTTGCCGCCAAAGGTGTGGTTCCAGGGCAGCCAGTCAACCAGCACCAGCGGCTCCATGGCCAGCGGGGTCAAAAACTGACGCATCTGTTGCTGGTTGGCGCACCACATGCGCTGGGTGTTGATGACGGCCTTGGGCAGCTTGGTCGAGCCCGAGGTGAAGAGGAATTTGGCGATCGTGTCTGGTCCGACCTTGGCGTAGGCTGCGTCCACAGCAGCCGTGGGCTCGGTCGCCATGAGCCGATCGAAACGCATCCATTGGCCGTCTGCGCGCTGAAAGCGCCCCGGATGCGTCAGCACGATCGGGCAATCGGCCGGCACGGTGGCCCGCAGGGCGTCGGCATATCGGTCTCCGTCGCTGGCAAACACCAGGCCGGGCGTGAGCGTGGCCAGCACGTGTTTGAGTTTGCCGAAGTCGGTGCTGAGGGTCGAATAGGCCGGCGAAGTCGAGCAATAGGGGATACCAACGTACAGGCACGCCAAGGCAAGCAGTGCATGCTCCAGATCGTTTTCGCTCAGAATGACGACCGGGCGCTGCGCGCTCAGCTTGTGTTGCAGCAGCGCTTGCCCGATGCGGCGCGCACCCGCCAGCGCTTGCGCAAAAGTCAGGTGCTGCCAGTCGCCCAACGCCCCGTCGGGCAGGCGCTCGCGGCGGGCAAACAGGGTGCGATCGGGTGCCGTCTGCACCCAGTGTAGGAGTCGCTCGCCCATGGTGCGGGCGTAGGGCTGCAACTCGGCCTCGCTGCGCAGATAGCGCACGCCTTGGGCGCCTTCCCGCACCCGCACTTGGCTCACACCGAACGCCACCGCACGGTAACGCGGCTTGCTGGTGGGTGTGCTCATGATTTTTGCACTTTGCTGGCGCGTCCTTCGAGAAAAGCCCTGACCCGCTCTTTGGCTTCGGGTGCAGATTGGGCGATGGCCGCCATCAGGGCCTCGGTCATCAGGCCGTGGTCGGCGCTTTGCTCGGCAATTCGTGGCAGCACGTGGGTCAGGGCATAGTTGGTGGCCTGCGTGTTGAGGGCAATCTTTTCTGCCAGCTCCAGCGCCTTGTCCAAGGCTTGGCCAGCGGGCACCAGATACTGGGCAAAGCCCGCCCGCTCGCCTTCTTGGGCGTTGTAGACGCGGCCGGTCAGCATCATGTCGGTCATGCGCGCCACGCCGACCAGTCGCGGCACGCGCACCGATCCGCCACCACCGACAAAAATACCCCGCGAGCCCTCGGGCAGTGCGTAGAAGGCCGATTCATCGGCCACGCGGATGTGGGCCGCGCAGGCCAGTTCGAGCCCACCGCCCACAACGGCTCCGTGCAAGGCCGCGACCACCGGCACGCGGCCAAACTGCACCGCATCCAGCGCCTTGTGCCACATCCGGGAGTGGTGCATGCCCTCGACCGCGTTGCGCTCGCTCAGTTCGCTCAGGTCCAGCCCCGCGCTGAAATGGCTGCCGTCTCCCGCGATCACGGCCGCTTTGATGTCGGGGCCAAAGCCCTCGAAAGCCTGGCGCAAGCCCATCACCAGCCCATCGTTGATGGCGTTGCGCTTGGCCGCACGGGTGAGCCGCACGATGGCCACGGCGCCCCGCAGTTCCAGAGAGAGATCGGCAGAAAGGGCGGTGATTGACATGGGGTCTCCTTGCTTGAGCGATGAAATCTGGTTATAGTATATAAATAAAAATCGCCAATCACAACGGGCTCAAGGGTTATCCCATGGGCCGATTGACGCCAACCACTGGAGACCCATCCGATGAAAACCTTTGCCCATCGTTTTGCCCACGCTTGGCTGCTCGACGGGGTGCGCACGCCCATGGTGGACTATTGCGGAGCCTTTGGCGACATCTCGCCGACCGACATGGGCATCAAGGTGGCACGCGCCGTGATCGAGCGCGCCGGTGTGGCGGCCAGCGATGTGGACTCTGTCATCACCGGATCGATGGCGCAGGCCGATTTCGATGCCTACATGCTGCCTCGCCACATCGGCCTCTACGCCGGGGTGCCGCTGTCGACGCCAGCCATTTTGGTGCAGCGCATCTGTGGCACCGGCTTTGAGCTTTTGCGCCAAGCAGCCGATCAGATCGCCTTGGGTTATGCCGACCTGGCGCTGGTGGTGGGCGCCGAGTCGATGACGCGCAACCCGATTGCCGCTTACAACCACCGCACGGGTTTCAAGCTGGGAGCACCGGTGGGTTTCAAGGATTTTTTGATGGAAGCGCTGATCGACACCGCGGTGCCGGTGACGATGATCGAAACCGCCGAAAACCTGGCCCGCCTATACGGCATCAGTCGGGTCGACGTTGACCGCTACGCCTGCCGCTCGTTCGAGCTTGCGCTCAAAGCCCAGGCCGATGGCTTTTTGGCTGGCGAGATCGTGCCGGTGCAGTCCGAGACCTTTGCACTGGCCGGTTACCACCCGCGCGGCATCCGTTTGCCACGCAAGGTGGCGCAGGTGGCGCAAGACACCCACCCGCGGCCGTCACCGGTGGACGCGCTGGCCCAGCTGCGCACCGTTTATGAAGGCGGTGTGCAGACGGCAGGCAACAGCTCGGCCTTGGTCGATGGGGCCGCGGGGGCGCTGGTGGCCAGCGACGCTTACGTGCAGCGCCATGCCCTCAAGCCGCTGGCGCGGCTGGTGGGTGCCGCCGCCGTGGGGGTGGCGCCAGAAATCATGGGCATAGGCCCGGCCCCGGCCATTCGTGCCTTGCTCGAGCGCTGCGGGCTGTCCCTAAACGACATCGACTTGTTCGAGATCAACGAGGCCCAAGGCGCACAGACCATTGCGGTGGAGCGCGAGCTGGGGCTGGATCGCAACCAGCTCAATGTCAACGGGGGCGCCATTGCCCTGGGCCATCCACTGGCGGCAACCGGGTTGCGCCTGACGATTACCCTGGCGCGCGAGCTCAGGCGCCGTGGTTTGCGCTATGGGGTGGCCTCTGCCTGTGTGGGCGGCGGCCAAGGGATGGCCCTGCTTGTGGAAGTCTGATTGCAACGTTCACTATGTTTCGGAGACAAACATGAAAATCATCACCGCCGACGAAGCGGGCGCCCTGATTCCCGACGAAGCCACCATTTTCTTGGGCGGTTTGGCGGTGACCGGGTTAGCCGAAGAGGTGTTGCACGGCCTCGAGCGCACCTTTTTGCAGACCGGCCATCCGCGCCAGCTCAGCACTTGGGCCTGTGGCGCGATCGGCAATTCTGGCGCGGCCGGCATGAAGCACTTTGCCCACCCAGGCATGATCAAGCGGGTGGTGGCCGGTCATTTCGGTCAGACCGGCAAAGAGATGATGAAGATGGTTTTCGATGGCGAAGTCGAGGCCTACAACTTCCCCCAAGGCTCTTTATCGCACCTCACGCGGCAGATTGCCAACCGTTCGCCGGGCTTGCTGACCCAAGTGGGTCTGGGTACATTTGTCGATCCCCGGCTGGAGGGCGGCAAGATGAACCGCCGTTCGACGCAAGACCTGGTCAAACGGGTTCAGTTTGAGGGGCAGGAGTGGCTGTATTACGCGCCACCAAAAATCGACGTCGCCATCATTCGCGGCACCTTGTCCGATGAGCGGGGCAACATCACGCTGGACAAAGAAGGCATGCTGCTGGAACAGTTGTCGATCGCCCAAGCGGCCAAGCGCTGCGGGGGCATCGTGATCTGTCAGGTCGAGGCCGTGGTGCAGGCCGGCAGCTTGCACCCGAAGTCGGTGAAGGTGCCGGGCATGCTGGTCGATTACGTGGTCATCGGCCAACCCGAAAACCACATGCAGAGCATTGCCACGCAGTTCAATCCCGCCTTGTGCGGCGATGTGCAGGTGCCGGCGGACCATTTGCAGCCCATGCCGCTGGACGAGCGCAAGGTGATCGCGCGCCGTGCGGCCATGGAGCTCACCCCCGGGGCCGTCACGAACCTCGGGATCGGCATTCCGGCCGGCATTCCGACCGTGGCGGCCGAAGAGGGGGTTTCGGACCTGCTCATGCTCTCGATCGAATCGGGTGTCAATGGGGGCATTCCCGCGCAGCTGGGCGATTTCGGTCTGGCTTACAACGCCGAATCGATCATCGAGCAAAGCGCCCAGTTTGATTTTTACGACGGCGGCGGGCTGGCGGCTAGCTTTTTGGGTTTGGCCCAGACAGACGCCCATGGCAACGTCAACGTGAGCAAATTCAACGGCCGACCTGTGGGCTGCGGTGGCTTCATCAACATCACCCGCGCAACCAAAAAGCTGGTGTTCTGCGGCAGTTTCACCGCCGCAGGGCTGGCGGTCAAGGTGGGGGAGGGCAGGCTCACCATCGTGCAAGAGGGCAAAGCCCGCAAGTTCATTGACCAAGTCGAGCAAATCACTTTTAACGGCCACGATGCCGCCTTGCGGCAGCAGGACGTGGTTTTCATCACCGAGCGCGCTGTCTTTCGCTTGCGCGAAGGCGGTCTGGAGCTGACAGAAATTGCGCCAGGTGTCGATCTGGAGCGGGATGTGCTGGCGCACATGGCTTTCCGGCCCATCATCAAGGATTTGAAGACCATGGACCCCGGCATCTTCAGTGAACGGTGGGGCGGGCTCGGCGCTCACCTGGGGCGCTGAAGGCCCAACTGCCGCTCAGCCTCCCAGCCTCTCAGAGCTCCAAAACCAAGCGAGGGCTGAGGGCGCGCGAGCAGCAGGGCAAAAACCGATCGTTGGCCGCGCGTTCCTCGTCGGTGAGGTACTGGTCGCGATGATCCGGCGTGCCGGCGCGCACACCCGTCAGGCAGGTGCCACAGACCCCCTGTTCGCACGACATGGGGATGTCCAGCCCAGCGGCGAGCAGCGCGGCCAACGCGCTCTGGTGCGCTTGAACGGGGATTACGCGGCCAGAGCTGGCCAGCTGGAGTTCAAAAGCCCCTTGGTTGGCGCTGGCCACCGGGGCGGCGCCAAAGTATTCGCGGTGTAGGCGATTTTCGGGCCAACCCGCATCACGGCCTGCTTGCAGCACGGCATCGATGAACCCTTGCGGGCCGCACACATACAGATGCGTGCCAGCGGGTGCTTGGCGGATGGTGGCGGCGATGTCCAACTTCTGCATCGGCTCGCCATCATCGTAATGGTGCTGCACTTGGGCGGCAAAGGGGGAACTGGCCAAGGTGTCGAGGAATGGCGTGCGTGCCCGCGAACGGGTGCAAAAGTGCAGCTCAAAGGGCTGCCCGGTTTGGAAAAGCGCTTGCGCCATGGCCCATAGCGGCGTGATACCGATGCCGCCCGCCAGCAACAGATGAAAAGGCGCTTGGGCGTCGAGCGGAAAATGGTTGCGCGGCGGGCTGATGGCCAGGGCGGTTCCCACTAGAAGGTGCGCATGCACGGCTTGGGAGCCGCCACGGCTGGCCGGATCGCGCAGCACGGCAATTCGGTAGCAGCTTTCTCCGCCCGGCGGGTTGCAAAGCGAGTAGGGCCGCACCAGCCCCCCCGGCAGATGCACATCGATGTGGGCGCCGGCAGCAAAAGCAGGCAGCGCATTGCCGTCCTCTGGCACCAGGTCCAGGCTGACGATGTCTAGGGCCTCGATGCGCCGCGCAGCCACGCGCACGGCGATCAAATCCAGCTTCATCATGCCACGACGCCTTGTTCGGCGGCCAGCCAGCGGTCGATGACCTTGCGCGACTGCACGCCCCCGGCGTCGATGTTGAGCATCAGCAGCTTGCGCTCGGGGTGTGCGCTCAGGTTCTTTTGCTGACGCTCCAGCATTTCTAGGTCTTCAGCGAAGATCTTGCCTTGGCCTTCGCGGATTTTTTCGGTCAGCTCTGGGTCGGTCGGTTTGAACCGGCGCGCCATGCCCCAGAAGTAATGCATCGAGGTCGCGGTTTCGGGTGTGATGAAGTCCACCACCCAACTGGCTGCCTTGACCGCATCGGGCGCGTGATAGCCCCCGTTGCCGGCCAGCGCCACGCCCACTTCGATCATCACGTGGCTGGGCGGCGTGAAATGGCAGATTTGCCAGCGGTCAACCGGCCGATCGTCGGGCAGCCCGTTCAGGCGCAAAGCCATTTGCCAAAAGGGCGGGGCCTCGATCCCCTCCATGTAGCGCTCGGTGATGACATGGTCGCCTGCGACACGGGTTTGACAGGGCGCTTCGTCTATTTCTTTCTGCCCGATGCTGTTGCTGTGCACGTAGGTTTCGTGCGTCAGGTCCATCAGGTTGTCGATCATCAACCGGTAGTCGCAGCCGATGTGATACAGCCCGCCGCCGTAGCCGAAAGCCGGGTTGCCCAGCCACTCGAACTGGGGAATCAGCGCCACATCGGCCTGGCTGGGGTGGCCCGGCCACACCCACACGAAGCCATGCGCCTCATGCACCGGGTAACTGGCGATGGCCGGAAAACCCCGCACGCGCTGACACGGCATCGAGGCCGTCTTGCCATCACCCCCCATGGCCAAGCCGTGGTAGCCGCACACCAAGGTGTCGCCTTGCACAAAGCCCAGCGACAGCGGCGCACCCCGATGGGGGCAAAAATCTTCAACGGCCGCGACCTGCCCGCTGGCCTGGCGGAAAAAAGCCATCGGCTTGTTGCAGATGTGACGACCCAGCGGGCGCGTGCTGCCTATCTCGTGGCTGCGCGCAGCCACATACCAGGTGTTGAGCGGGTACATGCAGGTCTCCTATAGGTGATTGTTTACATTCAGTGTACTGAATGTGATGTTATTTTAGTACGTTAGGCCGTTTTGGCAAGAGGGCTATCTGGAAGAACGTTCGTTGGGTAGGGGTGTTGTCAGTCCCGCAAATTTGGACAGCAGCCGCACGAGCTCCGCCTGCTCCTCGGCAGACAAGGAAGCCATCAAACGCTCGTACATGGGGGCGACGCGCGGCAACATGTCTGCGAGGATTGCTTTCCCTTGTGCGGTCAGACTCAAGCTGCGCTGTCGCCGGGGCAGCAGCTTGCGGACAATCCAGCCTTTGGCTTCAAGGCGCGTGGCGATGTCCGCAGTGGTTGAGGTATCCAGGGCCACCTTTACGGCCAGAGTCACTTGGTCGATATCGGGCGTTTCAGCAAGAGCACGCAGCACAGCGTACTGGACGGGGGTGACTTGACGGCCATGCACCTCATGGAAAGCGGCAACGGCCAACTGGTGGGCGCGACGGATCAGGTGACCAGGCTCGCGATACAGGTGTGCATCAAAAAGGGGCTTCACAGGTCTGAAGGATACGTCAAACCGTGAAGCCCCTGGAGCATGCCTGAACGAGGATGCTTTTATTCAGCGGTAATGCCCGCTTGCCGGATGAATTGCCCAAAGCGGTTGCGGTCGCTCGTCATGCGTTCGGCAAAAGCCTGACGGCTCAAGGCCATCGGTTCAGCGCCCATGGCGCGTATCGCCTCTTGCACCCGTGCGTTTGTCAGCGTGCGGTTGACTTCTTGGTGCAGCCGGTCGAGCAAGGAAACGGGTGTGCCGCTGGGCATGTAAATGCCAAACAGCGTGTCCACGTCAAAACCGGGGAAGCCGGATTCCACCAGGGTGGGGACGTTGGGAAACTGTGCTGCTCGCACCGGGCTTCCCACGCCCAAAAGCCGCAAACGGCCCGCGGCGGCATGGGGCAGGCCAGGGCCGGAATCGAACATGAACTGAATCTCGCCACTGAGCAAGGCGGCCAAGGCGGGCGCTGCACCGCGATAAGGCACGTGCGATGCCTGGAGCCCTACCTGACGCAGCATCATTTCGGCCGCTAGGTGGGGTGAGCTGCCCTGGCCGTTGGAGCCGTAGTTGAGACGAGCCGGGTTGGCACGGATGTGAGCCACCAGCTCTTGAACGTTGTTGGCGGGTACCGAAGGATGCACCATCAGGAACAGGGACAGCCGCGCGACCGAGGCCAGCGGAATCACGTCGCGCTCGGCATCGAACGGCATCTGGCTAAAGAGGAAGGGGTTGGAAATCATGGTGCTGCCCGGGCTGAACAGCATCGTGTAGCCATCTGCCGCAGAGCGCGCGGCCTCGGAAGCGCCGAGGTTGCCCGATGCCCCCGCACGGTTGACCACCACCACCGGTTGACCCAGCGATTCGGCGAGCACCGCCGCGATCGGGCGCGCGATGGCGTCCGAGCTGCCGCCAGCGGGGAAGTTGACCATCAAGCGTATCGAGCGGCTGGGCCAGCTCGACTGGGCCCAGGCGGGTATCGTGGCTGCGCTGAGGGCCAGCCCCGCGCCTAGGGCGAGAGCGTGACGACGATTCAGCTGGGGTGGGCGATGGGTCATGGGTTGCTCCTGGTGCGGATTTATGGGGCTTTGCGGCTGCCGTCCGACTTGACGTGCAGATGGTTGTGCAGCTTAATTGAAGAATAGTTATATTTCATCAGTGTTTTCCCGGAGCGCAAGCGGTGTTTTTTGGCCAGCCGGTGCCGGGCCGGGCGATGGCCTACTGCGCAGGCACGCGATCAGCGCATCAACAGCGCCATGAGCAGCAGCAGCGCCAGCAGCGCCGCTCCGGCCACGGGCAGGCGGCGCAGTTGGCGCTCTTCGAGCCACAGGGTGCGCGGCCAGCGGTGTGCCGGGGTGGGGCTGGGGCCGCGGTAGCGGTCCAGCTGCGCCGACAGCGCCAGCATGGCGAGCCAAAAGCGCTGCAGCGGCGCTTCGATCAGGCCCAGCAGGTCGCCGGGGGTGATCTGGGGCGGGGTGCGTAAGGGCTGGCTGTGGCTGCTGTGCGGGCGGCCCGTCAGGGTGTAGCCCGACCAGTGCAGCGCAGCCCCAGCCAGCGCCGCACCGAGCAGCAGCGGCAGCATTGCCAGGGCAAAGCTCAGGGCTGGGAAGGCCAGCGCGGGCGCTGCGGCGAATGGCGGCGGCAGACCCGGCGGCGCGATGCCCAAAAACACCAGCAGACCGGGCACGCCCAAGGCGAGCGAAGCCAGCAGCAGCGCCAGCCAAGGCGCGCGCAGCGTGGGGGTGGCGTGCCCGCCGGCGGGGGCAGCGGCGCTGGCGGTGCCTGGTGCAGCGGTAGTTGCGGTGGCAGCCGTGGCAGCGGTGGTTGCGGTGCCCCCTGTGCTTGCCGTGGCTGCGGTCGCTGCTGAGGCTGCATGAGCATGGGCATCGGGGTCTGCCTGCGGTTGCGCCTGCAACCACAGCAGGCGCAGCATCAGCAGCGTGGTGCCCAAGGCCCCGATGGGCAGCAGCCAGGTGAGCGCTTCGGGCCATGGGGCGGGCAGGCTGGAGAGCGCCTGCTTGAGCCCGTCTTTGGCCCAAAAGCCGCTGCTCAGGGGCAGACCGGCCAGTGCCAAGGCGGGCAGGGCTTGCATGGCCAGTGCCCAGCGCCGCGCCGCGCCCGCGGCCTGCGCCAGCGCCGCCACACCCAAGAACAGGGTGCCCTTGGCCAGCCCGTGGTGCAGGGCGTAGAGCGCCAGCGCCGGGGCCAGCGCCGGCCAAGCGCCGGGGTGCAGCAGCGCCGCGCCGATGCCCAGCGTCATGAACCCCATTTGGCTGATGCTGGAATAGGCCAGCAACACCTTGGGCTGGCGCTGGGTGAGCCCGATCAGCACCGCGATCAGCGCCGCCAGCAGCCCCAGCAGCAGCGCCGCCGCGCCCAGCAGCGGCCAAGGCTCGGTGCCCAGGGGCAATAACCGCATCCAGCCCAGCAGCCCGGCCTTGATCATCACGCCCGAGAGCACGGCGCTGGCCGGTGTCGGGGCCACCGGGTGCGCCAGCGGCAGCCACAGGTGCAGCCCCAGCACCCCGGCCTTGACGCCAAATCCCAAAAAAATCAGCGCCGTGGCCAAGCTGGCGTGCTGCCCACCGTTGCCTTCCAGCGGCAGGGCGAGCGATTCGCTGCCGGCCACGCGCAGCAGCAACCCGGACAGCAGCAGCGCCTCGCCCAGCACCGCCATGATCAGATAGACCCGACCGGCGCGCCAAGCGTCGGCGCTGCGCGCATGCACCACCAAGCCGTAAGCGGCAAAGCTCATCAGGGCAAAACCGGCGTAAAAACCGATGGCGTCTTGGGCCACGATCAGCCACAGGTTGCCGCTCAGCGCCGCCAGCCAAAAGCCCCACAGCGCGTGGCGCCGTTCGTCGTGGCGGTGATAGATCTGTGCGGCCCAGCCGGCTAGGCTCCAGAGCAGGCCCGCGAGCAGCAAAAAGACGGTGCCTAGGCCGTCGAGCCCAAAGCGCAGGCCCAGCAGCAGCTGCGGCCACTCCAGCGCCATGGGCGGTGCAGCGGGTGCGGCCAAGCTCACCGTGGGGCCGGTCAGGGCAGCGCCAAGAATAGTAGCGCTAAGGGCAGGGCCCAAGGCGGCGTACAAGGCCGCATACAGGGCAAGCAGCAGCGCCGGCACAGCCGCCCAAGGGGCCAGCGCGGTTGCCAAGGCACGGCTGCGCCGCCACAGCAGCAGCAAGATCAGCAGCAGCGGAAACAGGGGCAGCAGCGGCAGCCACGGCAGCGGCACGGCAGCCAGCGCCAGGGTGCTGTTCATGGCAGGTACTCGGTGGCGGTGATGAACCGCACCCAATCCAGCGGGCTCAGCGGCACCCCGGCCGCCAGACCGGCGAGCAGCGCCAGCGCCGCCGCGCAGAGCGTGGGCAGCAGCAGCAAGGGGGCGGCGTCGCCAG
This sequence is a window from Serpentinimonas maccroryi. Protein-coding genes within it:
- a CDS encoding complex I subunit 5 family protein, with product MNSTLALAAVPLPWLPLLPLFPLLLILLLLWRRSRALATALAPWAAVPALLLALYAALYAALGPALSATILGAALTGPTVSLAAPAAPPMALEWPQLLLGLRFGLDGLGTVFLLLAGLLWSLAGWAAQIYHRHDERRHALWGFWLAALSGNLWLIVAQDAIGFYAGFALMSFAAYGLVVHARSADAWRAGRVYLIMAVLGEALLLSGLLLRVAGSESLALPLEGNGGQHASLATALIFLGFGVKAGVLGLHLWLPLAHPVAPTPASAVLSGVMIKAGLLGWMRLLPLGTEPWPLLGAAALLLGLLAALIAVLIGLTQRQPKVLLAYSSISQMGFMTLGIGAALLHPGAWPALAPALALYALHHGLAKGTLFLGVAALAQAAGAARRWALAMQALPALALAGLPLSSGFWAKDGLKQALSSLPAPWPEALTWLLPIGALGTTLLMLRLLWLQAQPQADPDAHAHAASAATAATASTGGTATTAATAATATTAAPGTASAAAPAGGHATPTLRAPWLALLLASLALGVPGLLVFLGIAPPGLPPPFAAAPALAFPALSFALAMLPLLLGAALAGAALHWSGYTLTGRPHSSHSQPLRTPPQITPGDLLGLIEAPLQRFWLAMLALSAQLDRYRGPSPTPAHRWPRTLWLEERQLRRLPVAGAALLALLLLMALLMR